In Stieleria varia, one genomic interval encodes:
- a CDS encoding type II secretion system F family protein — protein sequence MPTFAYTARDMSGKQVSGTLEAQSEREAASLLSERSLFPIKVSDHVNTGTRSLFGNRKKVKGQTMAVFYNQLASLLRSGVPMIRSLTVLSEQSADPVLAEVVREVRAKVEDGEPMGQAMARFPGVFSEMGINMVRAGSEGGFLEDALDRVGNFTELQEDLKGRTISALAYPVFLFSIGSLVITGLLVFIVPKFDSMFDRLRDKGEMPALTEALLTVSGWLGSYGWILVPVMLGLFFLVRMQLSTEEGKTWFDGAKLKIPVLGGILMNLAVARFCRVLGTLLGNGVPILKSLEISRTAAGNRLLSQSISNATENIRGGDALASPLRTSGLFPGPVVEMISVGEESNSLERVLPEIADSLEKQTFRRLDLFVRLLEPIMLLIMAILVLAVVLALLIPVLKSSSSI from the coding sequence ATGCCTACCTTTGCCTACACCGCCCGCGACATGTCGGGCAAACAGGTCTCCGGGACACTCGAAGCACAGAGTGAACGCGAAGCAGCTTCGCTGTTGTCTGAACGCTCGCTGTTCCCGATCAAAGTCAGCGATCACGTCAACACCGGTACTCGTTCACTCTTTGGCAACCGAAAGAAAGTCAAAGGGCAAACGATGGCTGTGTTTTACAACCAGCTCGCATCGTTGCTCCGCAGCGGCGTGCCGATGATCCGATCGCTGACCGTGTTGAGCGAACAATCAGCCGATCCCGTTTTGGCGGAGGTCGTGCGTGAAGTCCGCGCCAAAGTAGAAGACGGCGAACCGATGGGCCAAGCGATGGCTCGTTTCCCGGGTGTGTTCAGCGAAATGGGGATCAACATGGTCCGCGCAGGCTCCGAAGGCGGTTTCCTGGAGGACGCTCTGGATCGCGTGGGCAACTTTACCGAACTGCAAGAGGACCTCAAGGGACGCACGATCAGCGCTCTGGCATATCCCGTGTTCCTGTTCTCAATCGGATCGCTCGTCATCACCGGATTGCTGGTTTTCATCGTTCCCAAATTCGATTCCATGTTCGACCGACTCCGGGACAAAGGCGAGATGCCCGCGTTGACCGAAGCACTGCTGACCGTCAGCGGTTGGCTCGGTTCTTACGGTTGGATTTTGGTGCCGGTGATGTTGGGATTGTTTTTCTTGGTGCGAATGCAGCTCAGTACCGAAGAGGGCAAGACATGGTTTGACGGGGCGAAACTAAAGATCCCGGTACTCGGCGGCATTCTGATGAATTTGGCCGTCGCCCGATTTTGTCGCGTGTTGGGAACGCTGTTGGGCAACGGTGTCCCGATCCTCAAGTCGTTGGAAATCAGTCGCACCGCCGCCGGCAATCGCTTGTTGAGCCAATCGATCTCCAATGCGACCGAGAACATCCGCGGCGGCGATGCACTTGCCAGCCCGTTGCGAACCTCGGGATTGTTTCCAGGACCTGTCGTGGAAATGATCAGTGTGGGCGAAGAAAGCAACTCGTTGGAACGCGTCTTGCCAGAAATCGCCGACTCGTTGGAGAAACAGACATTCCGTCGGTTGGATTTGTTCGTGCGTCTGCTGGAACCGATCATGCTGCTGATCATGGCCATCCTCGTGTTGGCCGTCGTCTTGGCACTGCTGATCCCGGTTCTCAAGAGCAGCTCATCCATCTAA